The Pseudomonas leptonychotis genomic sequence GCGTGGAACTGGGTACCGCGCTGACGCACGATGATGTTGCCAGGAATGATTTTCTGGCCGCCATACATCTTCACGCCAAGGCGTTTAGCTTCTGAGTCGCGACCGTTGCGGGTACTACCGCCAGCTTTTTTGTGTGCCATGAGTTCAATACTCCTATAAAGGGATCAGCGCTTAATGAATTAAGCCTGAATACCGGTGATTTTGATCTCGGTGTACCACTGACGGTGGCCCTGACGCTTCATGTGATGCTTGCGACGACGGAACTTAATGATGGTGACCTTGTCGTGACGGCCTTGGGCGATCACTTCAGCTACAACCTTGGCACCTTCAACAACCGGAGCGCCGATTTGAACGTCATCGCCATTGCCGATCAGCAGAACACGATCAAAAGTCACGGCTTCGCCAGTGGCCAGCTCGAGCTTTTCGATCTTGAGGAATTCGCCTTCGGTGACTTTGTATTGCTTGCCACCAGTAACAATTACTGCGTACATGGTAAATCTCCGTTAATCCTGCTCACCCAGCGCTTTATAGGAATAAGTGTCGGCTGGCATGGCTGCTTGGGGCCGGTAGGACACCCTTGCAATTGCGTAAGGCAGGGAAATACCCAGGGGGAAGTTCAGGGTGCGCGATTGTACGCAAGCACCCCGCATGACGCAAGGCCCTGACACCAACAGCCAAGCCACCTGCCTTGACAGCCCCTACCCCGCCCCCTAGCATGCCGCGCAACCCATGAGTAGCAGGTGCTAGCGATGCAACCCCAGGCTTTCTACAGCGTGGTGGCGGATGACTTTACCGCTGTCGACGGCATTATCCGCGCCCAACTGGTATCGCGCGTACCGTTGGTAGAGAAGATCGGCGACTATATTATCTCCGCGGGCGGCAAACGCCTGCGTCCGCTACTCGTACTGTTAAGCGGCAAGGCCCTGGGCCTTGAGGGCGACAACCTGCGCCTACTGGCCGCCACCATCGAGTTTTTACACACCGCCACCTTGCTGCATGACGACGTGGTCGATATGTCCGACATGCGCCGCGGCCGCAGCACCGCCAATGCCCAGTGGGGCAATGCCCCGAGCGTACTGGTGGGCGACTTCCTCTATTCGCGCTCCTTCGAAATGATGGTCGAGCTGGGCTCCATGCCGGTGATGAAAATCCTTTCCAAGGCCACCCGCGTAATTGCCGAAGGCGAAGTGCTGCAACTGTCGAAGATCCGCGACGCCAGCACCACCGAAGAAACCTATATGGAAGTCATCCGCGGCAAGACTGCCATGCTCTTCGAGGCGTCGACCCACAGCGCAGCGGCATTGGCCGGCGCAACCGCCGAACAAACAGAAGCCTTACGCACTTTTGGCGACCACCTCGGCGTGGCCTTTCAACTGGTCGATGACCTGCTCGATTATCGCGGCGACGCCAGCACCTTGGGCAAGAACGTCGGTGATGACCTGGCCGAAGGCAAACCGACCTTGCCGCTGATCTACACCATGCGCGAAGGCACTGCCGAACAGGCTGCCCTGGTGCGCCAGGCAATCCAGAAAGGCGGCATCGAGAACCTGGAAAGCATTCGTAACGCTGTGGAAGCCGCCGGCGCGCTGGACTACACCGCCCAGCAAGCCCGCGATTACGCTGAGCGTGCGATTGCTTGCCTAGACGCCCTACCTGCTAGCGAATATCGCGACGCGCTAATTGAGCTCAGCCGCTTTGCCGTAGCCCGCACGCACTGACGCGCACAACTACAAACTAAGCCCGCCCCTATGGCGGGCTTTTTTATGCCCGTGCGTTTTCTGTGCGACGAAAGGCCGCGATTAACACTTGCTATAAATATAATAAGAATTATTCTCATCTAACCACTTGAAAGGGAGATGAGTCATGACCTATTTGATCGATGCCTGGCTGGACCGCCCGCAGCCGTATCTACGTATTCTCAATCGCAACACCGGCGAAGTCTGCGCGCTGATTAAAGAAGAGGCACTGGATGAGCTGCGTGACCAGGGGGATTTGGATTTGCACGAACTAAACTCCAGCGAACCGCTGGTGCTCAAGGAGCTGGTGCGTAACTTATTTCTCTATTGCTACGCCCGCGCATTGCGCCCCTGACGCTCTGAATATAAACGCATCGCGGGCATGGCCCGCTCCTACACCAGACTTGCTGGAACCTCGTAGGAGCGGGCCATGCCCGCGAAGGAAAGCACCTGAGACGTTAGAGAACGTCCAGCAGCTCCACATCAAACACCAGCACGCTGTGCGGCGGGATGCTGCCCACGCCTTGCTCGCCATAAGCCAGCTCGCTGGGTACGTACAAACGCCACTTGCTACCGGCATTCATCAACTGCAGAGCTTCGGTCCAGCCGGCGATTACGCCACCGACCGGAAATTCAGCAGGCTCACCACGATCATAGGAGCTGTCAAAAACGCTGCCATCAATCAGGGTGCCATGGTAGTGAGCGCGAATGGTGTCTTCACGGGTCGGCATAGCGCCAGTACCCGCGCTCAACACCTCGTACTGCAGGCCGGAAGCCAGCACGGTGATACCGTCACGCTTGCCGTTTTCGGCGAGGAAAGCCAGGCCCGCGCCAGCGGCCGCTTCAGCCTTGGCAGCAGCTTCGGCTTGCATGATCTCGCGGATTACCTTGAAGCTGGCCGACATCTCGTCTTCGCTCACACGGCTCTGCTGGCCATTGAACGCATCGGTCAAGCCGGCCAGGATGGCATCCAGGCTCACACCCGGCGGCGGGTTGTCGCGCAGCTGACCACCGAGTTGACGGCCGATGCCGTAGCTGACGCGGGTTTCGTCAGTCGAGAGATTGGTTTCGGACATAGCACGGCTCCGCTAGGGGCTAAAAAAGGTCGGCCAGCCTAGCACAAACCGCCTGCCCGCCCTACCCGCCTGCCGCGCCTTGGCGATTGCGCCGGCAGCGCTCAGAGCAGTACTTCACCTCATCCCAGCAGCGCGCCCACTTCTTACGCCAGGCGAATGGCAAACCACACACCTGGCAAGGTTTGACCGGCAGCTCGGCCTTTTTCACAGCGCCTCACCGGCGTCCAGCCGTGCCAGCAGCTGCTCACCGCGCTGCCACAGCCCTTGCTGTTTGGCCTCTGTCATTTTATCCAGGCCGCGGTAAATCATTCCTAGCCGATGGTTGCCGGTCAGCTGCTCGCGATGACGCATAAGAAAGTGCCAATACAGCGCGTTGAAGGGGCAGGCCTGCTCGCCAACGCTCTCGGTCACTTTATACGCACAGTCACCGCAGTAATTGGACATGCGCTTGATGTACTGACCACTGGCGCAATACGGCTTGGAACCCAGGTAGCCGCCATCGGCATGCATGACCATGCCCAAGGTGTTGGGCAGCTCAACCCAGTCAAACGCATCCATATAAACCGCCAAGTACCAGTCGCAGACTTGGCTGGGCTCAATACCCGCCAGCAGGGCAAAGTTTCCGGTGACCATCAACCGCTGGATATGGTGCGCATAGGCATGCTCCAGGGTCTGACCGATGGCTTGGCTCATGCACTTCATACGGGTTTTGCCGGTCCAGTAGAACTCGGGCAGCGGCCGGGTATTGCCGAAGGCATTGCGCTCGGCGTACTCGGGCATGTGCATCCAGTAGATGCCCCGCACGTATTCACGCCAGCCAAGCAACTGGCGGATAAAGCCCTCGGCAGCATTCAAAGGGACATGCCCACGCCAGTAAGCCGCTTCGACGTCCGCACACAGGCGGCGCACATCGAGCAGGCCAATGTTCAGCGCCGCGCTAATCCGCGCATGAAACAGAAACGGCTCACCAACCGCCATGGCGTCCTGATAGTCGCCAAAAGCCGGTAAGGCAAAGTCGAGAAAATGCTGCCATAACGCCTCAGCCTCAGCGTGGGTTACCGGATAGTCGAATGAAGCCAGGCTGCCGTAGTGATGACTGAAGCGCTCGGCCACCAGCGCCAGCACTTCCTGGGTAATGCCATCCGCCGGGAAGCGCGCCGTCATCGGCGCCTTGATCTGCTTGGGCAGCGCCTTGCGGTTTTCTGCATCAAAGTTCCAGGCGCCCCCCACCGGCGTGCCGTCGCCATTCATCAACAGACCGGTCTTACGGCGCATCTCGCGGTAGAAGAACTCCATGCGCAGCTGCTTGCGCCCCTCGGCCCAGCGCGCGAACTCGCCGCGAGCGCAGATAAACCGGCTATCGGCATGCCAGGTAATCGGCACGCCGCAGCGCTTCAACTCATCTTCCAGGCGCCACTCGCCGCACTCTGTGATGTGCACCTCGACGGCCTGCAATTGCGCCGCCCAACGCTGCAGCTCGCCTGGCAGCGAGCCGCTGTTCTGCGCATCATCCAGTTTGACGTAATGCACCTGCCAGCCGCGCTTGCGCAGAGCCTCAGCAAAGTGGCGCATGGCACTGAAGATCAGTGCGATCTTCTGCGGGTGGTGCGGCACGTAATCGGTTTCCGCCGCCACCTCAGCGAGCAATACCGCATCGCACTGCGGATCGAGCGCCAGCAAACTGGGCAGGTCAAAAGACAGCTGATCACCCAATACCAGGGCTAGCCGGGGAGCACTCATAAAACAACGACCTCGGTTTGCGGAAAGCGCCGTAAATGGCTAAGCAGGATGTGATAGGCATCCAGGCTGAATGCCTGGCCCGGTTGTTGGAGAGCGGCACCAATCAGCGCCGGATCATCAACCGTGGTCACGTGCCGCCATTGATCCAGCACATGCCAGTGGCTGAGCCCCTGCACCAGATCTCGCTCGACCCAAGCAACCGGCCCCGACCACGGCCAAGTGGCCACGCGCAGCTGCTCACAGGCGGCAAGCAACCGTAGATCATGGGCCTCGCGCGATTCGAGCCCGCAGCAGGCGCCCCGGCAGACACCGAGCTGGGTAGCAAAACAGGCGCCGTTTCCCCGTTCCAAACCAAGCACGCGCAAGCACAGCTGGCTGCGGCTTGCCTCGCTGCGCAACCAGGCTTGCGCCTGACGCCGCGAGCGGAACAAGCCAACACTATTGCCCCCTATAACCGAGCAGCCCACCGCTTGCAGCTCAGGTTGCAGACCCTCAATGCCAGGTATAAGCACCCAGGTCAACAGGTCGCGCTGACGACGCAACTGACGGTTGTACAACGGCAACAGTCGCTTCACCTCAGCGGACTCCAGCAGCAACGCACCCAACTCTCCTGCCGTCGGCTGCACGCGAATATCACGCACCTGCTGAGCCATCTGCAGGCTACGTCGGCTGTGATGATCATTTTGAAAATGCGACTGCACGCGCTGGTGCAGGTTGCGGCTTTTGCCGACATACAACAGCGCCTGATTCTCACCGTAAAAGTAATAAACCCCCGGCCGCGAAGGCACGGCCTGTAGCCGCTCGGCCGTCAAAAACCGCGGCACGGCGGCTTTGCGCAGCTGACGCTGCAAGCGTTCTGCCTGCACCTGCGTCAGCAATGTGGACAACAACTGCCAAACTGCTTCGGCGTCAGGCAATGCACGGTGCTTAAAAAACCGGCTAATGCCCTGCCCCTCGCACAAGGCATCGAGGCTGTGACACGGCAAATCCGGCCAGACCGCACGCGCGAGCTGCAAGGTGCACAACTGCCGGTAGCGCACACGCAGCCCCGCCCGTGCGAAACCGTGACGCAGAAATGCATGGGCAACACGCAGGTTATGTCCGACCACAACACGGCCTTCCAGGCAGCGCGCGAGCTCAACTGCAACCTCGGCAAAGCATGGCTGATCCGCCAGCTCTGCCGGCAATACACCGCAAACGTGCGACACCCTGGCCGGCAGGGCACACGCTGGTTTCAGCAACCACACATGCCGCGCCACGACTAAGCCACCCTCCACATGCAGCACCGCCACTTCCCAGATGCTGTCCTTATCCGGGTGAAGCCCGGTGACCTGCACGTCGATAATGGCAAGCGCACGGGCAAACAGTGAGACCGCAGCAGTCACATCGCTACCAGGAAGAATTAAAGGAAATGGGCACCCGCAGGACGTCCTGGGCGCCGTCATGCATGCCGCACATCTCGTCATGCACCACGGCATGCACCAGGTGAAAGGGGATGGGCGGCATATCAGTGAGCATATCGCGCGCATGTTCGACCGAGCGCAGGTGCAGGGTTTTACCCTTGCCATCGCTGAGCGGATGGGCGCGGCCATCCATGTGCGCTTCAAGCAGGTAGATCCCCCCTTCAATGGAGATCAGGTTGAGCGCGTCGATATGCCCGGCATGGGCGTACAGCGACAAGTCTTGCAGGTTCATGGCGATGTCCTCGGCTAGCGAAGCTATACAAAAAATCATACAAATACAATTCTTGTACAATAAATCGAGAGCGCAAGGCAGAAAGCAAACCGCCCGTCCGTTATGCACGGCCGGGCGGTGGGTCACGCTAACAGCGTGATCAGTGCTTGGTCAGCTTATCCAGGTAACCCATGGCAAAAGCTGAAACCACAAACGCCATATGAATGATCACGTACCACATCAGCTTGCTGTCATCGATGTTCTGCGCATTCATAAATACTTTGAGCAGATGGATTGAGGAGATCGCCACGATGGAGGCCGCTACTTTCATTTTTAGCGAACTGGAGTCCATCTTGCCCAGCCAGCTGAGTTTTTCGGTGCCCTCGGCAATATCCAGCTGGGAGACGAAATTCTCGTAACCGGAAATCATAACCATCACCAGCAAACCGCCGACAAGGGCCATGTCGATCAACGACAGGATCACCAAAATCAGGTCGGCCTCAGCCATGGAGAACACACTGGGAAGAATGTGGAAAACTTCCTGAAAGAACTTCAGCGCCAAGGCCAGCAGGCCAAGCGAAAGACCAAAATAGATAGGTGCCAGCAGCCAGCGCGAGGCATACATGGCATTTTCAATAAAGCGTTCCATAGGGGCTCACTCAGGGTTCAAGATTGCCGGCGAGTATAACCAGCGCCCCCGCCCAGACAACCCCGTTGTGTGGCAATAGATGACAGCCGCTGCGCGACCACTACAACTGTGGATAACCTTTTTGCGCAGGCTCTAGACCGGCAGCCCATAGCCGTCTAGCTCAGGGTGTAAGGCACGCGCGAGGCGGCTCAACAACACCCGCTCAGGTTTCTGGTTGAAACTGAAAATCACCCACGTGGTGGCCACGCTCGGCGTTCAAACGGCGCAGTTCGGCCTGAATATGCAGCCGCCAGATCGGTACATCCGTGGACAGCTCGTAGCCCATGCCGTGCAGGCTTTCGGCGATATCCGCAAGAATGCTTTGCGCCGCGCACGGCCCGCGGAATGGGCCTTGCGCCTTGATCGTAGAGGGTTGCGCCCCAGACATACCCGCGGCGCAGATCAGCGTCCAGAGGCCAGCGCTGCCAGCCAACGGCAGCACCACGCATTCAATGCGGGTATCCAGGCCCAAGCAATGACGGGTGAGATTAAGGCTGCGCGGCATGGCGACGACCCTCTCAGAAGCAGGCCTTCAGCCTACACCCGGGCACGCGCCAGAGGGAAGCCAACAGTTATCCCCGAATGCTGTGGATAACTGTGTGGATGAAACCAGGATAAGCCGGCCATAGCCAGGCGGCCCGGCCGGCCAGACACTTCGCTCAGTGACTGATCAACCACCGGGCGAATTGCCTGCGCACCGCGGTCATTCAGCCGCCGGCTTTTTCGCCCGTGGCTTCTTCTCCTTGACCGCAGCAGCCGGTTCTTCCTTCTTCGGCTCCTCCTTGTCGTCGTCCTCCATACCCATGGCGGCGATATCGCGCAGACGCTCAACCACCCGCGCATTGACGCTGCCTGCAGGGAACTGGCCCTTTTCATTGGGCGAGCCGGCGTCCGCGCCGACCAACAGACTCAGTGCCTCGTCGACCTGGCGCACCGCATAGATATGGAACTGCCCGGCGCGCACCGCCTGCAGCACCCGTTCATCCAACATCAGAGTGGTGACGTTGGAGTGCGGGATGATCGCGCCTTGCTCGCCGGTCAGGCCGCGCGCTTCACACAAACGGAAGAAACCTTCAATCTTCTCGTTGACCCCACCGACCGCCTGCACCTCGCCGAACTGGTTGATCGAGCCGGTAATGGCGAAACACTGCTTGAGCGGCGTACGCGAAAGCGCCGAGATCAGCGTGCACACCTCGCCCAGCGAGGCGCTGTCACCGTCGACATAGCCGTAGGACTGCTCCAGCGCGATACTCGCCGAGATTTCCAGCGGGAACTCCTGGGCATAACGGCTACCCAGGTAACCCGTAAGGATCATCACGCCCTTGGAGTGAATCGGCTGGCCGAGGTTGACCTCACGCTCGATATCGACGATGCCGCTCCCGCCTGGATAGACCGTGGCGGAAATCCGCGCTGGCACGCCAAAGGCTGAATCACCGACCTCCAGCACAGTCAGACCGTTGCATTTGCCCACGGCCGCGCCGGCGGTGTCGATCAGGATAATCCCGGCCAACATGTCATCGATGATCCGCGCCGACACTCGGCCGGTGCGGGTGGCCTTGGCTTTCAGGGCGCGCTCGATATGCCCGGCGTCGGTCACTTCATCCCCGGCCAGGCTGCGAATAAAGTCGGCCTCGCTGACCAGCTGGAACAGATCACCAATACGCGCAGACAAGCGGCCCTGATGTTCGGCCAGGCGCGCACTGTAAGTCGCGACCCGTGCCACCGCGGCAGCCGTCAGCGGGGCCATGCCCTCTTCCGAGGTGCGGGTTTTTATCAATTGGGCGAATTGTTCGAGGCTGTCGTCGGCCAGCGGAATGTCTTCATCAAAGTCAGCCAGTACGCGAAACATTTCCTGGAAGTCGGGATCGAGGTCCTGCAACGTGTAATACAGCTGGCGCGAGCCAATGATCACCACTTTCAGGTGCAACGGAATCATCTGCGGGGTCAGGGTCACCGTGGCGATACGACCAAGATCCCCTAACGGTGATTCCATCTTTAGCTGCCGCGATTGCAGGGCTCGCTTAAGCGCATCCCAAACAAATGGCTCACCGAGCATCTTCTCGGCTTCGAGAATTAGAAAGCCGCCATTAGCACGGTGCAGCGCACCAGGGCGCAGCTGGCGATAACTGGTGTAGAGCGCGCCCTGGTCAGTGTTGTATTCGATACGCCCGAACAGGTTGTCATAGGTCGGATGCGGTTCGAACACCACTGGAGCGCCGCCCTGAGCGTGATGGCCGACCACCAGGCTCGGGCAGTACTGCTCTTCGAGCAACTTACGGGTCTGGGCATCGATCTTGTCCACCTCGACCAACTGCTCGACCACCGTTTTCAACAGGTAAACCTGCATCGCCTGTAAATAGGCGCAGACCTCGGCGTTTTCCGCATATTTGTGCGACAGCGGGGTTAGCAGTGGCTGCAAGGCGACGGTGATGGTTTCTTCATTGAGCTGACGCAGCAGGTTGCTCGACTCGCGCTTCCACTGCGGCAGGCTGGACAGTTCCTCGTTGAGGCGCTCTTCCAGCGTGGCGATATCGGCATGGAAACGCTCACGATCGGCTTCTGGCAACTGGGCAAACTCAGCCTCATCCAGCGCCTTGCCATCGAGCATCGGGGTGAAGGCGATATTGCTGCTGTCGCGATAGAGCGCGACGCTTTTTTCCAGCGACAGGCGCTCGACCACGTCCAGCGCCTGGTCGTAACGTTTATTGAAGTCGCGGTCGATGGCGTTCTTCTTCTGCTGGAACGAGGGGTGTTCAAACACCGCCGGGAAGGTCGCCAGCAGGTTATCGATCAGGCCATTGATATCGGCGAGAAATTCCGCGGCGGTGCCGGCGGGCAGCTCCAGCGCACGGGGCTCGCGCGGCTCGTCGAAATGATTGACGTACACCCGATCAGCCGGGGTTTCGAGGCGTTTAGCTTCAGCCTTGAGGTAGCGCTTAACAAAGGAAAAACGCCCAGTGCCGGGCTCGCCCATGACAAATACGTTATAGCCGGGGCGCGGCATGGCCACGCCAAACTGCAGCGCCTCGACGGCACGCTCCTGTCCCAATACGCCACGAAAGGGCTCAAGATCCTCGGTATTGGTGAAGTTGAATTGCTCAGGTGAGAAAGGACGGGTAAGTGCTTCGGGAGCCAAGCGCAAATGGGCTGCGACAGAGTCTGGCATTGGAAATCCTTAACGGGCGGCACCTGCCGCGGAAAATATGGCCCATTCTGGCGCTGCACGTCGCGCACTGGCAAGGCATCACGCCGGTTTTACTCGGCGCATCCCCCAAACAGCTGCGCAGTGGACACGCGGCATGTGCAGCACGAAAAACAAACGGCACGGCGTCACAAGTAGCGGTGGTTTTTCACAGCAGGCTTGACACCGCACGGACATTGCAAAATGCTCAAGGTGAGGCCAGTTTGCCGTCGGTCGAAATCCATTCTCACTTGAAGAGCACACTTTATGAAACGGATTCTGATCGGTTCCCTACTCGCCATAACCTCCCTGTCTGCCTTGGCAGAAGCACCAGGCGGCCCAAACTGCGGTTGGGGCAATATGTTGTTTGAGGGCGAACGCGGCCTGCCTTCGCACTTCATCGCGTCGACCACCAACGGCACATCGGGCAACGCCACATTCGGCATGACCTCCGGCACCAATGGTTGCTCGACCGATGGCGCCCTGACGTACGGCGGCAAATCACTGCTCGCGATCAACGGCATGCTCGACGAGCTGTCCGAAGACATGGCTAAAGGTGAAGGCGAAGCCTTGACTACCTATGCCGTCTTGCTGGGCGTTGCCGAGCAAGACCGTGCGCATTTCGCGGCCGTAACCCACAGCCATTTCAGTGAAATCTTTAGCTCGGCCGACATCACCGGCGAGCAGATGCACGCAGCAACTCTGGCCGTCATCAAACGTGACAGCCGCCTGGCGAAGTACGCTCAGCCGGTTTAATCCGCGCACCCTGCCGGCTGCATGCAGCCGGCAACACCGTTTAACCGCCTTCCGTCACCTCGAGCGCTCTGGGCGCTTGCCCTCGCCATTAGTAGATGACTATGCCCAAACGCTTGTTACTGTGTGTATTACTTGCTGCCTGCGCGCCCTTGCACGCAGCGCCTGCGCCATCACTGCAAGCCCTTGATGCACTCGCCAACGACCCTTACTGGATTGCTCTCGGCCATTACGAAACCGGCAAGCTGGGTGGCTGGCGCAGCTACGTTGATGACAGCGGATTCTTTCTGGCCGAGCACGGTGATAGCGATCCATCGGCCGAACTCAGCGCCACCTTACACGCGCTTTATCAGCCTGCCGAAGCAGGTGACAGCCACCCCCAATGCGTATTCCCGGCCCGCACCCGCTGGCTGCGTGAACAACTGCAACTGGATGACCTCCCTCAGCCGAGCTGCACTGAATACCAGCGCTGGTTCGATGACATTCAGCCTCATCGCGCAGTACTTATTTTTCCGGCGGCCTACCTCAATAGCCCGTCGTCAATGTTCGGCCATACCTTGCTGCGGATCGACCAGGCCGACGTCGATGCAAACGGAACCGCTCTGCTCAGCTATGCCTTGAACTTTGGTGCCTATATCGAGGGCATGGACAACAGCATGCTGTACGCCTGGAAAGGCTTGATGGGCGGCTACCCTGGACTGTTCTCCCTGGTGTCCTACCGCGCCAAGCTGGCCGAATACAGCCGCTTGGAAAATCGCGATCTGTGGGAGTACCAACTCAACCTGACACCCGCTGAAACCGCCCGCATGATCGAGCATGTCTGGGAGCTTAAGCAGGTCCGTTTCGACTATTTTTTCTTTGACGAAAACTGCTCATTCCGCCTGCTTGAACTGCTCGAAATAGCCCGACCTGGCGTGGCGTTAACGGCGCAGTTCCCGCTAACGGCCATTCCCACCGACACCGTACGCGCCGTCAAGCAAGCGGGCATGGTCGAGCGTATCGATTATCGCCCTTCGCGGGAAAAAGAGTTGCTCGCTCGCGCCAGCCAGCTGGACGAAACGGAACAAGATTGGGTTCTGGCATTGGCAGACGACAGTAACCTGCTGCAAGACAATGCATTCCGTGGCTTAGCGCTTGAGCGCCGCGCCCTGATCCAAGATGCCGCTTACCGTTTGGTGCGCTACCACGCCACCGGCGCTGAACGTGACAGCGTGCAGGCCCAGCGCAGCTTCGAACTGTTGCAAGCAATCAACCGTAACCCGCCTGGTGAACTGTCAGTGGCGCGCCCGGAGCTGCCTGAAAATGGCCATCAATCACGCACCTGGCAACTCGGTGCGGGCAGCCGTGGGGACCGCAGCTTTGCCGAATATGGCCTGCGCATGGCGTACCACGACCTGAATGACAACCTGGCGGGCTTTCCGCTGGGCGCGCAAATCGAAATCCTTCAATTCAAGCTACGTCAGTACGAAGGCAATCACTGGCAGTTAGAGCGCCTTGATCTGGCCACCATCCGCTCACTAACCCCGCGCAATCGGCTACTCCAACCCCTTTCCTGGCAGGTGGCCGGCGGCCTGGAGCGCGTTCCGGGCACACATGAGCAGCGTGAGCTGGTTAGCCATATAAACGGTGGTGCTGGCGGCACTTGGCAACTCGGCGACGATACGTTGGCATACGCCATGGCCACAGCCCGCCTGGAGCACAACAGTGACTTCGCCGCCTTTATCGCACCGGCCGCTGGTTTCAACAGCGGTTTGATCTGGAACAACGCGCTGGGCAACCTGAGTGTGGAGGCCAAAGGCGACTACTTTCTGCAAGGTGAAGTACGCCGTAGCTTGGCGCTGAACCAGCAATGGGAGGTCACGGACAACCTCGGTTTACGCTTGAGTGCCACACGCCAATTCAGCCAGCTGCAAACGCCGGAAAACGAGCTGCTGCTGACACTGCGCTGGTATCACTACTAGGCCCGCAATGCCGGCGCAAATGCCGAAAAACAAAACGGAGCCCGAAGGCTCCGTTTTGTTGTACAGCCTGGCTTACTGCGCCAGCTTCTTGTAACGCACGCGGTGCGGTTGCGCAGCCGCATCGCCCAAGCGCTTTTTACGGTCCGCTTCGTACTCGGTGTAGTTGCCTTCGAAGAACTCGATGTGCGAGTCGTCTTCGTACGCCAGGATGTGGGTTGCCACGCGATCGAGGAACCAACGATCGTGAGAGATCACAATGGCAGCGCCTGGGAAGTCGAGCAGGGCTTCTTCCAGCGAGCGCAGGGTTTCCACGTCGAGGTCGTTAGACGGCTCATCGAGCAGCAACACGTTGGCGCCCTCTTTCAGGGTCAACGCCAGGTGCAAACGACCGCGCTCACCACCGGAGAGGTCCTTGACGAACTTCTGCTGGTCGCCGCCTTTGAAGTTGAAGCGCCCCACATAGGTACGCGACGGGACTTCATAGTTACCAATCTTGATCATGTCGGAACCGCCGGACACGGCTTCCCACACGCTCTTGCTGCCGTCGAGGTCGTCGCGGCTCTGATCGACGCAAGCCAGCTGCACGGTTTCACCGATTTCGATGCTGCCCGAATCCGGCTGCTCCTTGCCCATCAGC encodes the following:
- the rpmA gene encoding 50S ribosomal protein L27, which gives rise to MAHKKAGGSTRNGRDSEAKRLGVKMYGGQKIIPGNIIVRQRGTQFHAGYGVGMGKDHTLFAKIEGVIKFEVKGAFNRRYVSVVAA
- the rplU gene encoding 50S ribosomal protein L21 translates to MYAVIVTGGKQYKVTEGEFLKIEKLELATGEAVTFDRVLLIGNGDDVQIGAPVVEGAKVVAEVIAQGRHDKVTIIKFRRRKHHMKRQGHRQWYTEIKITGIQA
- a CDS encoding polyprenyl synthetase family protein is translated as MQPQAFYSVVADDFTAVDGIIRAQLVSRVPLVEKIGDYIISAGGKRLRPLLVLLSGKALGLEGDNLRLLAATIEFLHTATLLHDDVVDMSDMRRGRSTANAQWGNAPSVLVGDFLYSRSFEMMVELGSMPVMKILSKATRVIAEGEVLQLSKIRDASTTEETYMEVIRGKTAMLFEASTHSAAALAGATAEQTEALRTFGDHLGVAFQLVDDLLDYRGDASTLGKNVGDDLAEGKPTLPLIYTMREGTAEQAALVRQAIQKGGIENLESIRNAVEAAGALDYTAQQARDYAERAIACLDALPASEYRDALIELSRFAVARTH
- a CDS encoding FKBP-type peptidyl-prolyl cis-trans isomerase, with protein sequence MSETNLSTDETRVSYGIGRQLGGQLRDNPPPGVSLDAILAGLTDAFNGQQSRVSEDEMSASFKVIREIMQAEAAAKAEAAAGAGLAFLAENGKRDGITVLASGLQYEVLSAGTGAMPTREDTIRAHYHGTLIDGSVFDSSYDRGEPAEFPVGGVIAGWTEALQLMNAGSKWRLYVPSELAYGEQGVGSIPPHSVLVFDVELLDVL
- a CDS encoding DUF2256 domain-containing protein: MKKAELPVKPCQVCGLPFAWRKKWARCWDEVKYCSERCRRNRQGAAGG
- a CDS encoding cryptochrome/photolyase family protein, producing the protein MSAPRLALVLGDQLSFDLPSLLALDPQCDAVLLAEVAAETDYVPHHPQKIALIFSAMRHFAEALRKRGWQVHYVKLDDAQNSGSLPGELQRWAAQLQAVEVHITECGEWRLEDELKRCGVPITWHADSRFICARGEFARWAEGRKQLRMEFFYREMRRKTGLLMNGDGTPVGGAWNFDAENRKALPKQIKAPMTARFPADGITQEVLALVAERFSHHYGSLASFDYPVTHAEAEALWQHFLDFALPAFGDYQDAMAVGEPFLFHARISAALNIGLLDVRRLCADVEAAYWRGHVPLNAAEGFIRQLLGWREYVRGIYWMHMPEYAERNAFGNTRPLPEFYWTGKTRMKCMSQAIGQTLEHAYAHHIQRLMVTGNFALLAGIEPSQVCDWYLAVYMDAFDWVELPNTLGMVMHADGGYLGSKPYCASGQYIKRMSNYCGDCAYKVTESVGEQACPFNALYWHFLMRHREQLTGNHRLGMIYRGLDKMTEAKQQGLWQRGEQLLARLDAGEAL
- a CDS encoding 3'-5' exonuclease family protein; translation: MTAAVSLFARALAIIDVQVTGLHPDKDSIWEVAVLHVEGGLVVARHVWLLKPACALPARVSHVCGVLPAELADQPCFAEVAVELARCLEGRVVVGHNLRVAHAFLRHGFARAGLRVRYRQLCTLQLARAVWPDLPCHSLDALCEGQGISRFFKHRALPDAEAVWQLLSTLLTQVQAERLQRQLRKAAVPRFLTAERLQAVPSRPGVYYFYGENQALLYVGKSRNLHQRVQSHFQNDHHSRRSLQMAQQVRDIRVQPTAGELGALLLESAEVKRLLPLYNRQLRRQRDLLTWVLIPGIEGLQPELQAVGCSVIGGNSVGLFRSRRQAQAWLRSEASRSQLCLRVLGLERGNGACFATQLGVCRGACCGLESREAHDLRLLAACEQLRVATWPWSGPVAWVERDLVQGLSHWHVLDQWRHVTTVDDPALIGAALQQPGQAFSLDAYHILLSHLRRFPQTEVVVL
- a CDS encoding DUF6482 family protein, whose product is MNLQDLSLYAHAGHIDALNLISIEGGIYLLEAHMDGRAHPLSDGKGKTLHLRSVEHARDMLTDMPPIPFHLVHAVVHDEMCGMHDGAQDVLRVPISFNSSW
- a CDS encoding TIGR00645 family protein is translated as MERFIENAMYASRWLLAPIYFGLSLGLLALALKFFQEVFHILPSVFSMAEADLILVILSLIDMALVGGLLVMVMISGYENFVSQLDIAEGTEKLSWLGKMDSSSLKMKVAASIVAISSIHLLKVFMNAQNIDDSKLMWYVIIHMAFVVSAFAMGYLDKLTKH